A region of Elusimicrobiaceae bacterium DNA encodes the following proteins:
- a CDS encoding prepilin-type N-terminal cleavage/methylation domain-containing protein, protein MNNKKAFTLIELLVVVLIIGILSAIALPQYQKAVIKSRFAETMINLKTISEADDVCHLETGEEYCAMKDLGVSIGEQSAWEGCSTAEGGVFETDKFFYCASWSVAGYPSAQYKNEDICLCYHDNQVFLGESAGCWGEDPSMNYASLLNIPEDSNCSCC, encoded by the coding sequence ATGAACAATAAGAAAGCGTTTACACTGATAGAATTATTAGTGGTAGTACTAATTATCGGTATTTTGTCAGCCATTGCTTTACCACAATATCAAAAAGCAGTTATAAAATCTCGTTTTGCAGAAACCATGATAAATCTTAAAACGATTTCTGAAGCAGATGACGTTTGTCATTTAGAGACTGGAGAGGAGTATTGTGCCATGAAAGATTTAGGAGTATCTATTGGAGAACAAAGCGCATGGGAAGGCTGTTCTACTGCAGAGGGCGGTGTATTTGAAACGGATAAATTTTTCTATTGTGCTAGTTGGAGCGTTGCGGGATATCCATCTGCTCAGTATAAAAACGAAGATATTTGCTTGTGTTATCATGATAATCAAGTGTTTCTCGGTGAGAGTGCCGGTTGTTGGGGAGAGGACCCTTCTATGAATTATGCCTCATTGTTAAATATCCCCGAAGATTCAAATTGCAGTTGTTGTTAA
- a CDS encoding phosphoglycerate kinase, protein MNFDSIKKMQDVDLKNKKVLVRVDYNVPLKDGKVDNNKRIVATEKTIKHLLDNNCRIVLCAHLGRPKGKVAPEFSLAPVAEEVAKVFGVPVHFAKDCVGPEADKVVAAAKNGEIVLLENLRFHPEEEANDAEFAKQLAKHGEVFVQEAFGTVHRAHASTSAIAQYLPGSIGYLVQKEVEFLGKALNNPARPFAAVIGGAKVSDKIMLLNNLLDKVNVLIIGGGMAYTFLKAKGMEVGKSLLDESKIEEAKGVMAKAEAKGVKMLMPVDFRISKEFSETAEAVISDTIPADMEGMDIGPKTEKLFADELMKCKTIFWNGPMGVFEFPNFAKGSFSIANAMIAATKAGAISIIGGGDSVNVLKKGKINQKDFSHVSTGGGASMEFVEGKELPGLVALMK, encoded by the coding sequence ATGAACTTTGACAGCATCAAAAAAATGCAAGATGTAGATTTGAAAAATAAAAAAGTCTTGGTACGTGTCGATTACAACGTACCCTTGAAAGACGGTAAAGTAGATAACAACAAACGTATCGTTGCTACCGAAAAAACCATTAAACATTTACTCGATAATAATTGCCGTATCGTTTTGTGCGCCCACTTGGGCCGCCCCAAAGGCAAAGTTGCTCCGGAATTTAGCTTGGCCCCCGTGGCTGAAGAAGTAGCCAAAGTGTTCGGCGTACCTGTGCACTTTGCCAAAGACTGCGTTGGCCCGGAAGCCGATAAAGTAGTCGCCGCGGCCAAAAACGGCGAAATCGTTTTGTTAGAAAACTTGCGTTTCCACCCCGAAGAAGAAGCCAACGATGCCGAATTTGCCAAACAACTGGCTAAACACGGCGAAGTATTTGTACAAGAAGCTTTTGGTACTGTACACCGCGCCCACGCTTCCACCAGCGCTATTGCCCAATATTTGCCGGGCTCTATCGGATACCTCGTGCAAAAAGAAGTGGAATTTTTGGGTAAAGCCTTAAACAATCCGGCCCGCCCGTTTGCCGCTGTCATCGGCGGTGCAAAAGTGTCTGACAAAATTATGCTCTTAAATAACTTGTTAGACAAAGTAAACGTCTTAATTATCGGCGGCGGTATGGCTTATACGTTCCTCAAAGCCAAAGGCATGGAAGTAGGCAAATCTCTCTTGGATGAAAGCAAAATTGAAGAAGCCAAAGGCGTCATGGCCAAGGCAGAAGCCAAAGGCGTGAAAATGTTAATGCCGGTGGACTTCCGCATTTCTAAAGAATTTTCCGAAACTGCCGAAGCGGTCATTTCCGACACGATTCCTGCCGATATGGAAGGCATGGACATTGGCCCGAAAACCGAAAAATTATTTGCTGATGAACTCATGAAATGCAAAACCATTTTCTGGAACGGGCCGATGGGCGTGTTTGAATTTCCGAATTTTGCCAAAGGCAGCTTCTCTATTGCCAATGCTATGATTGCCGCTACCAAAGCCGGTGCGATTTCTATTATCGGCGGCGGTGACAGCGTCAACGTGCTCAAAAAAGGCAAAATCAATCAAAAAGACTTCTCGCACGTTTCTACCGGCGGTGGTGCCAGTATGGAATTTGTGGAAGGAAAAGAACTTCCCGGACTTGTCGCATTGATGAAATAA
- the gap gene encoding type I glyceraldehyde-3-phosphate dehydrogenase, translating into MTIKVGINGFGRIGRFVFRAAMNHPEIEIVGINDLTPVDYLAYMLKYDTMHGQFEGEIKADVENNKLIVNGKAIRVTAEKDPANLAWDKVGAEYIVESTGLFLTKEKAQAHIKAGAKYVVMSAPSKDDTPMFVCGVNEKTYVKGTQFVSNASCTTNCLAPIAKVLNDKFGIINGLMTTVHSTTATQKTVDGVSMKDWRGGRAASGNIIPSSTGAAKAVGKVIPSLNGKLTGISMRVPTLDVSVVDLTVNLEKPATKEAICKAMKEASEGELKGILGYTEDAVVSSDFLGDPRTSIFDANAGVYLTDTFVKVVSWYDNEIGYSNKVLDLIKHMASVNK; encoded by the coding sequence ATGACTATAAAAGTAGGTATTAACGGCTTCGGCCGCATCGGCCGCTTCGTATTCCGCGCGGCGATGAATCACCCTGAAATCGAAATCGTCGGTATCAATGATTTGACCCCGGTGGATTATTTAGCTTACATGCTCAAATATGACACGATGCACGGTCAATTTGAAGGCGAAATCAAAGCTGATGTAGAAAATAACAAATTAATCGTCAACGGTAAAGCTATTCGCGTCACCGCTGAAAAAGATCCTGCCAACTTGGCTTGGGACAAAGTAGGTGCCGAATATATCGTAGAATCTACCGGTTTATTCTTAACCAAAGAAAAAGCACAAGCTCACATTAAAGCCGGTGCCAAATACGTAGTAATGTCTGCTCCTTCCAAAGACGATACCCCGATGTTTGTCTGCGGTGTGAACGAAAAAACCTATGTAAAAGGAACCCAATTTGTTTCTAACGCTTCCTGCACCACCAACTGCTTGGCTCCTATCGCCAAAGTATTAAATGATAAATTCGGTATCATCAATGGTTTGATGACCACTGTACACTCCACCACCGCTACTCAAAAAACCGTAGACGGTGTTTCTATGAAAGATTGGCGTGGTGGCCGCGCTGCATCCGGCAACATCATTCCGTCTTCTACCGGTGCTGCCAAGGCCGTGGGCAAAGTCATTCCGTCCTTGAACGGTAAATTAACCGGTATTTCTATGCGCGTACCGACCTTGGACGTGTCCGTAGTAGATTTGACCGTTAACTTGGAAAAACCCGCCACCAAAGAAGCCATTTGCAAAGCGATGAAAGAAGCTTCCGAAGGCGAACTCAAAGGCATTTTGGGCTACACCGAAGATGCCGTGGTATCCTCTGATTTCTTGGGCGATCCGCGCACCTCTATCTTTGATGCCAATGCCGGCGTATACTTGACCGATACCTTTGTGAAAGTTGTTTCTTGGTATGACAACGAAATTGGTTACTCTAACAAAGTGTTAGATTTAATCAAACACATGGCTTCCGTCAACAAATAA